In Spinacia oleracea cultivar Varoflay chromosome 5, BTI_SOV_V1, whole genome shotgun sequence, a single window of DNA contains:
- the LOC130461381 gene encoding uncharacterized protein: MTMINKIPGVPTPIKEASLDSYADSPYADPIDAIDIPKQFSPPNIPMYDGTTDPREHILTYKQRMMTIPVPKHMRKASLCKGFGSTLVGPALKWLTSLPNGCITSFSHLDNMFNQQFASSRCLEKQTSDLYRVIQRPDEPLKDYIARFIREKVTVPECDVPTAIEAFRQGLSDEPPLKDRESSAMAAEVQQTRVEEGSL, from the exons atgactATGATAAATAAAATCCCTGGCgtaccaacaccaatcaaagaagctagcctagacagttatgccgactcccCATATGCTGATCCCATTGATGCAATAGACATCCCAAAACAATTTAGCCCACCCAACATTCCCATGTACGACGGGACGACCGACCCAAGAGAacatatcttgacctacaagCAACGGATGATGACCATTCCAGTTCCCAAACACATGAGAAAAGCCAGCCTTTGCAAGGGGTTCGGTTCGACATTGGTTGGGCCCGCTTTGAAGTGGTTGACTAGCCTGCCAAATGGGTGCATTACCTCTTTTTCTcacctcgacaacatgttcaaccaACAGTTTGCTAGCAGCAGGTGTTTAGAGAAGCAGACAAGCGACTTATACCGAGTAATCCAACGTCCTGACGAACCCCTGAAGGATTATATAGCccggttcatcagggagaaggtgacTGTTCCTGAATGTGATGTCCCGACAGCCATCGAAGCGTTCAGGCAGGGATT gtctgatgaaccacctctcaAAGATAGGGAAAGCAGTGCAATGGCCGCCGAAGTCCAGCAAACCCGAgtcgaagaaggatccctctaa